From Streptomyces sp. NBC_00237, a single genomic window includes:
- a CDS encoding DUF6274 family protein — MAASKEKHETRALLRAHLAAATRYRHRTGNCPICLRLLRLAIAEQIVEQFDEEAEEEAGEKKKEKARDESPPIP, encoded by the coding sequence GTGGCTGCGTCCAAGGAGAAGCACGAGACGCGGGCGCTGCTGCGCGCCCACCTGGCCGCCGCCACGAGATATCGGCACCGCACCGGGAACTGCCCCATCTGCCTGCGGCTGCTGCGACTGGCCATCGCGGAGCAGATCGTCGAGCAGTTCGACGAGGAGGCGGAAGAGGAGGCGGGGGAGAAGAAGAAGGAGAAGGCTCGGGACGAAAGTCCCCCGATCCCGTGA
- the bldC gene encoding developmental transcriptional regulator BldC: MTARTPDAEPLLTPAEVATMFRVDPKTVTRWAKAGKLTSIRTLGGHRRYREAEVRALLAGIPQQRSEA, translated from the coding sequence ATGACCGCTCGCACCCCTGACGCCGAGCCGCTGCTGACCCCGGCTGAGGTCGCCACGATGTTCCGCGTGGACCCGAAGACGGTGACCCGCTGGGCCAAGGCAGGCAAGCTCACGTCCATCCGCACGCTGGGTGGGCACAGGCGCTACCGCGAGGCCGAGGTCCGCGCACTGCTTGCGGGCATTCCGCAGCAGCGCAGCGAGGCCTGA
- a CDS encoding Glu/Leu/Phe/Val dehydrogenase dimerization domain-containing protein: protein MTASSDGVLHTLFRSEQGGHEHVVLCQDRASGLKAVIALHNTDLGPGLGGTRFYPYESEEAAVADALNLSRGMSYKNALAGLDHGGGKAVIIGDPEQIKTEELLLAYGRFVASLGGRYVTACDVGTYVADMDVVARECRWTTGRSPENGGAGDSSVLTAYGVFQGMRASAQHLWGDPTLRGRKVGVAGVGKVGHYLVEHLLEDGAQVVITDVREESLRRVTDKHPEVSVVADTEALIRVEGLDIYAPCALGGALNDASVPVLTASVVCGAANNQLAHPGVEKDLQDRGILYAPDYVVNAGGVIQVADELHGFDFDRCKKKAAKIFDTTLQIFARAKEEGVPPAAAADRIAEARMAEARARR from the coding sequence GTGACCGCATCTTCCGACGGCGTCCTGCACACCCTGTTCCGTTCGGAGCAGGGAGGCCACGAGCACGTCGTGCTGTGCCAGGACCGCGCCTCCGGCCTCAAGGCCGTCATCGCCCTGCACAACACGGACCTCGGTCCTGGCCTCGGCGGCACGCGCTTCTATCCGTACGAGAGCGAGGAGGCGGCCGTCGCGGACGCACTCAACCTCTCGCGCGGTATGTCGTACAAGAACGCCCTCGCCGGACTCGACCACGGCGGCGGCAAGGCCGTGATCATCGGTGACCCGGAGCAGATCAAGACGGAGGAGCTGCTCCTCGCGTACGGCCGGTTCGTGGCTTCGCTGGGTGGCCGTTACGTGACGGCGTGCGACGTCGGCACGTACGTCGCCGACATGGACGTCGTGGCGCGCGAGTGCCGCTGGACGACCGGGCGCTCGCCGGAGAACGGCGGCGCGGGCGACTCCTCCGTGCTCACCGCGTACGGCGTCTTCCAGGGCATGCGCGCCTCGGCCCAGCACCTGTGGGGCGACCCCACGCTGCGCGGCCGCAAGGTCGGCGTCGCCGGGGTCGGCAAGGTGGGGCACTACCTGGTGGAGCACCTGCTGGAGGACGGCGCCCAGGTCGTGATCACCGACGTACGGGAGGAGTCCCTGCGGCGGGTGACCGACAAGCACCCCGAGGTGAGCGTGGTCGCCGACACCGAGGCGCTGATCCGGGTCGAGGGCCTCGACATCTACGCGCCCTGCGCGCTGGGCGGTGCGCTGAACGACGCGAGCGTGCCGGTGCTGACCGCGTCGGTCGTGTGCGGCGCGGCCAACAACCAGCTCGCGCACCCGGGGGTCGAGAAGGACCTCCAGGACCGGGGGATCCTGTACGCGCCCGACTACGTGGTGAACGCGGGCGGGGTCATCCAGGTCGCCGACGAGCTGCACGGCTTCGACTTCGACCGGTGCAAGAAGAAGGCCGCGAAGATCTTCGACACCACGCTGCAAATCTTCGCACGAGCAAAGGAAGAGGGTGTTCCTCCGGCCGCGGCGGCCGACCGGATCGCCGAGGCACGGATGGCCGAGGCGCGCGCCCGACGCTGA
- a CDS encoding DUF3073 domain-containing protein, translated as MGRGRAKAKQTKVARQLKYSSGGTDLSRLANELGASTSQQPPNGEPFEDDDEEDDPYAQYASQYNDDDDDDESGPSSQRRGA; from the coding sequence ATGGGGCGCGGCCGGGCAAAGGCCAAGCAGACGAAGGTCGCCCGCCAGCTGAAGTACAGCAGCGGCGGGACTGACCTCTCGCGTCTGGCCAATGAGCTGGGCGCTTCGACTTCGCAACAGCCGCCGAATGGCGAGCCGTTCGAGGACGATGACGAGGAAGACGACCCGTACGCACAGTACGCGTCGCAGTACAACGACGATGACGACGACGATGAGTCGGGTCCTTCGTCGCAGCGCCGGGGCGCTTGA
- the purM gene encoding phosphoribosylformylglycinamidine cyclo-ligase — translation MPTESSGSAPQTGTGASYAAAGVDIEAGDRAVELMKEWVKKTKRPETLGGLGGFAGLFDASALKRYERPLLASATDGVGTKVDLARQMGVYDTIGHDLVGMVVDDLVVCGAEPLFMTDYICVGKVHPERVAAIVKGIAEGCVLAGCALVGGETAEHPGLLGPDDFDVAGAGTGVVEYDQLLGADRIREGDAVIAMASSGLHSNGYSLVRHVVFDRAGWSLDREVAEFGRTLGEELLEPTKIYSLDCLALTRTAEVHAFSHVTGGGLANNLARVIPDHLHATVDRSTWTPGAVFDVVGQAGKVERLELEKTLNMGVGMIAVVPQESVEVALATLGDRGVESWVAGEILVRGEHRDGAELTGDYAK, via the coding sequence ATGCCTACTGAGTCTTCTGGGTCTGCTCCGCAGACGGGCACCGGTGCCAGCTACGCGGCCGCGGGCGTCGACATCGAAGCCGGCGACCGTGCCGTAGAGCTGATGAAGGAGTGGGTGAAGAAGACGAAGCGCCCCGAGACCCTCGGTGGCCTCGGCGGTTTCGCCGGTCTCTTCGACGCCTCCGCCCTCAAGCGCTACGAGCGTCCGCTGCTCGCCTCCGCGACCGACGGCGTCGGCACGAAGGTCGACCTCGCCCGGCAGATGGGCGTGTACGACACCATCGGCCACGACCTCGTCGGCATGGTCGTCGACGACCTCGTCGTCTGCGGTGCCGAACCGTTGTTCATGACCGACTACATCTGCGTCGGCAAGGTGCATCCCGAGCGTGTCGCCGCCATCGTGAAGGGCATCGCCGAAGGCTGCGTCCTCGCGGGCTGCGCCCTGGTCGGCGGCGAGACGGCCGAGCACCCGGGCCTGCTCGGCCCGGACGACTTCGACGTGGCGGGCGCGGGCACCGGCGTCGTGGAGTACGACCAGTTGCTCGGTGCGGACCGGATCCGGGAGGGCGACGCGGTGATCGCGATGGCCTCCTCCGGTCTTCACTCCAACGGGTACTCGCTCGTGCGTCACGTCGTCTTCGACCGCGCCGGCTGGTCCCTCGACCGCGAGGTGGCCGAATTCGGCCGCACCCTCGGCGAGGAACTCCTGGAGCCGACCAAGATCTACTCACTGGACTGCCTGGCCCTCACCCGCACCGCCGAGGTCCACGCGTTCAGCCACGTCACGGGCGGCGGCCTGGCCAACAACCTGGCCCGGGTCATCCCGGACCACCTGCACGCCACGGTCGACCGCTCCACCTGGACCCCCGGCGCCGTCTTCGACGTCGTCGGCCAGGCGGGCAAGGTCGAGCGCCTGGAGCTGGAGAAGACCCTCAACATGGGCGTCGGCATGATCGCCGTCGTTCCCCAGGAGTCGGTCGAGGTCGCTCTGGCCACGCTGGGGGACCGGGGCGTCGAGTCGTGGGTCGCGGGCGAGATCCTGGTCCGTGGCGAGCACCGCGACGGCGCCGAGCTCACCGGCGACTACGCGAAGTAG
- the purF gene encoding amidophosphoribosyltransferase codes for MPRGDGRLNHDLLPGEKGPQDACGVFGVWAPGEEVAKLTYFGLYALQHRGQESAGIAVSNGSQILVFKDMGLVSQVFDETSLGSLQGHIAVGHARYSTTGASVWENAQPTFRATAHGSIALGHNGNLVNTAQLAELVAELPKENGRATQVAATNDTDLVTALLAGQTDDDGKPLKLEEAAAKVLPKVKGAFSLVFMDEGTLYAARDPQGIRPLVLGRLERGWVVASESAALDICGASYVREVEPGEMIAIDENGLRTSRFAEAKPKGCVFEYVYLARPDTDIAGRNVYLSRVEMGRKLAKEAPAEADLVIATPESGTPAAIGYAEASGIPYGSGLVKNAYVGRTFIQPSQTIRQLGIRLKLNPLKEVIKGKRLVVVDDSIVRGNTQRALVKMLREAGAAEIHIRISSPPVKWPCFFGIDFATRAELIANGMTIEEIGTSLGADSLSYISIDGMIESTTIDKPNLCRACFDGEYPMELPDPELLGKQLLETELAAGPANTAAADALRRP; via the coding sequence GTGCCTCGTGGTGATGGACGACTCAACCACGACCTGCTCCCCGGTGAGAAAGGCCCCCAGGACGCTTGCGGCGTCTTCGGTGTCTGGGCTCCCGGCGAAGAGGTCGCCAAGCTCACCTATTTCGGACTGTATGCACTGCAACACCGTGGACAAGAGTCCGCCGGTATCGCAGTAAGCAACGGGTCCCAGATCCTCGTCTTCAAGGACATGGGACTGGTCTCGCAAGTCTTCGACGAAACCTCTCTCGGCTCCCTCCAGGGCCATATCGCGGTCGGTCACGCCCGCTACTCCACCACCGGAGCCTCGGTGTGGGAGAACGCGCAGCCGACATTCCGTGCCACCGCGCACGGTTCGATCGCGCTCGGCCACAACGGAAACCTGGTCAATACGGCGCAGCTCGCCGAACTGGTCGCCGAGCTCCCCAAGGAGAACGGCCGTGCCACCCAGGTGGCGGCCACCAACGACACCGACCTGGTCACAGCCCTCCTCGCGGGCCAGACCGACGACGACGGCAAGCCCCTGAAGCTGGAGGAGGCCGCCGCAAAGGTGCTCCCCAAGGTGAAGGGCGCCTTCTCCCTCGTCTTCATGGACGAGGGAACGCTGTACGCGGCCCGCGACCCGCAGGGCATCCGCCCGCTGGTGCTGGGCCGTCTGGAGCGCGGCTGGGTGGTGGCCTCCGAGTCCGCCGCCCTCGACATCTGCGGCGCTTCGTACGTCCGCGAGGTCGAGCCGGGCGAGATGATCGCGATCGACGAGAACGGTCTCCGCACCTCCCGATTCGCAGAAGCGAAGCCCAAGGGCTGTGTCTTCGAGTACGTCTACCTCGCGCGCCCCGACACCGACATCGCGGGCCGCAACGTCTATCTCAGCCGGGTCGAGATGGGACGCAAACTGGCCAAGGAAGCCCCTGCCGAGGCCGATCTCGTCATAGCGACACCCGAATCGGGCACCCCCGCCGCGATCGGTTACGCCGAAGCCAGCGGGATTCCGTACGGCTCAGGTCTCGTCAAGAACGCCTACGTCGGCCGGACCTTCATCCAGCCGTCCCAGACGATCCGCCAGCTCGGCATCCGTCTGAAGCTCAACCCGCTCAAGGAAGTCATCAAGGGCAAGCGCCTGGTCGTGGTCGACGACTCGATCGTCCGAGGCAACACCCAGCGCGCCTTGGTGAAAATGCTCCGCGAGGCGGGCGCGGCGGAGATCCACATCCGCATCTCCTCGCCGCCCGTGAAGTGGCCGTGCTTCTTCGGCATCGACTTCGCGACCCGCGCCGAGCTGATCGCCAACGGCATGACCATCGAGGAGATCGGCACCTCGCTGGGCGCCGACTCCCTCTCGTACATCTCCATCGACGGCATGATCGAGTCCACGACGATCGACAAGCCGAACCTCTGCCGTGCCTGCTTCGACGGCGAGTACCCCATGGAACTCCCCGACCCGGAGCTCCTCGGCAAGCAGCTACTGGAGACCGAACTCGCGGCGGGACCGGCCAACACGGCCGCCGCCGACGCGCTCCGTCGCCCGTAG
- a CDS encoding META domain-containing protein, with the protein MRTPLKVLGVPVTVVALLALSACGTETTPGSQAGGDRKGNEQGTVQTDLALTGVKWTVESATVGGRKATAPKNTFVQIDDKGAVKGNYGCNSFTGRASVKGDAVDLDKLMSTQMACDVQDFELSMRKAFKEQLKAKVEGDRLTLTTAKGDTVALTSNPKAEAAAPLAGTKWTVTSFADRKTVGGGDSTAATLPQDLAGKAYLTFGKDGSVRGRTGCNSLNGKAEAKDGTLAFGRIATTRMMCQGAAGEVEKKLLKVLTGEATYTVDGRSLSLTGPAGVGLEATATP; encoded by the coding sequence ATGCGCACGCCGCTGAAAGTGCTGGGGGTGCCCGTCACCGTCGTGGCGCTCCTCGCGCTGAGTGCCTGCGGTACGGAGACGACCCCGGGTTCCCAGGCGGGCGGCGACAGAAAGGGCAACGAGCAGGGCACCGTGCAGACGGACCTCGCGCTGACCGGCGTCAAGTGGACGGTGGAGAGCGCCACGGTCGGCGGCCGGAAGGCCACCGCGCCCAAGAACACCTTCGTGCAGATCGACGACAAGGGTGCGGTCAAGGGCAACTACGGCTGCAACTCCTTCACCGGCAGGGCCTCCGTCAAGGGCGACGCCGTCGATCTCGACAAGCTGATGTCCACTCAAATGGCCTGTGACGTACAGGACTTCGAGCTGTCGATGCGCAAGGCGTTCAAGGAGCAGCTGAAGGCGAAGGTGGAGGGCGACCGGCTCACCCTGACCACGGCCAAGGGGGACACCGTCGCGCTGACGTCGAACCCCAAGGCGGAGGCGGCGGCCCCGCTCGCCGGGACCAAGTGGACCGTCACGTCGTTCGCGGACCGCAAGACCGTGGGCGGCGGCGACAGCACCGCCGCCACCCTGCCGCAGGACCTCGCCGGGAAGGCGTACCTGACCTTCGGCAAGGACGGTTCGGTACGCGGTCGCACCGGTTGCAACTCGCTCAACGGGAAGGCCGAGGCCAAGGACGGAACCCTCGCATTCGGCCGCATCGCCACCACGCGGATGATGTGCCAGGGCGCGGCGGGCGAGGTCGAGAAGAAGCTCCTGAAGGTGCTGACCGGCGAGGCGACGTACACCGTGGACGGCCGCAGCCTCTCCCTCACCGGTCCTGCCGGTGTGGGACTGGAGGCCACGGCCACCCCGTAG